In Zingiber officinale cultivar Zhangliang chromosome 1A, Zo_v1.1, whole genome shotgun sequence, a genomic segment contains:
- the LOC122013277 gene encoding MAPK kinase substrate protein At1g80180-like, which produces MADQLQRSATTFRRSGSSGLVWDERLIFSDHPDPDKEEAEVAGELRHSRSVGSTGMMASSRSAGGGSRQALPFRAAVVQRATDPPSPELPRCCGFFTKRRSAKISRRR; this is translated from the coding sequence ATGGCGGATCAGTTGCAACGATCGGCGACGACGTTTAGGAGGTCCGGCTCGTCGGGGCTGGTGTGGGATGAGAGGTTAATCTTCTCCGACCACCCGGACCCCGACAAGGAGGAGGCCGAGGTCGCCGGAGAGCTCCGCCACTCGAGAAGCGTCGGCTCCACCGGAATGATGGCCTCCAGCCGCAGCGCCGGCGGCGGCTCCCGCCAGGCGCTGCCCTTTCGCGCCGCCGTCGTGCAGCGAGCTACGGATCCGCCGTCGCCGGAGCTCCCTCGCTGCTGCGGATTCTTCACCAAGCGAAGATCCGCAAAGATCTCCAGGAGGCGCTGA